One genomic window of Cannabis sativa cultivar Pink pepper isolate KNU-18-1 chromosome 2, ASM2916894v1, whole genome shotgun sequence includes the following:
- the LOC115719412 gene encoding dolichol kinase EVAN, giving the protein MAAMASLLNGERAVVVVFVTCVVVSLPPSLFCHGLALSLLALAALSLDVGADYLNSFPLFQTRPGASSGILLGAVTLPTVMLSKLIQIERAVSLKEIEIEEFEHLTMQYWAASACCLGVIVLLCVLISNTPSNTHPLALHSARHAKFSLTCIVLYTALCCVSLGTISLTSFNTILKLLWMFCHGLAAVKLIQHLLSTFPSCASIGEALLVTSGLVLYLGDMLALTIAKACRLLITENMVRYGSKRSEIGVIIQGMLLGLLLFPVVFRFVLQILEWFLTKAFSQSRIDNEIRKSLIFFFCLGFSMIVIIPTWMEFVQDFHMHPLLWVFSFVFSEPLKRLSLCIYWVLVICVSVVRFYNISKNSKIERILLRKYYHLMAVLMFLPALVFQPKFLDLAFGVALGVFLALEIVRVWRLWPLGRLVHQFMTAFTDHRDSDILIVSHFSLLLGCALPIWMSSGYNDRPLVPFAGILSLGIGDTMASMVGYKYGVLRWSKSGKKTVEGTAAGITSVLATCSVLLPLLASTGYIVTEHWFSLVVAVTVSGLLEAYTTQLDNAFIPLVFYSLLCL; this is encoded by the exons atGGCGGCCATGGCGTCGCTGCTGAACGGTGAGAGAGCTGTGGTCGTCGTCTTCGTAACATGCGTTGTCGTCTCCCTTCCTCCTTCTCTCTTCTGCCATGGCCTCGCCCTATCTCTTCTCGCACTCGCCGCCTTATCTCTCGATGTTGGAGCCGATTATTTAAATTCCTTCCCCCTTTTCCAAACCAG GCCAGGTGCTTCGTCCGGTATACTATTGGGTGCTGTTACCCTGCCAACTGTTATGTTGTCCAAGTTGATACAGATAGAAAGGGCAGTTTCCTTGAAGGAAATCGAAATTGAAG AGTTTGAGCACTTAACGATGCAGTACTGGGCTGCTTCTGCTTGTTGCTTAGGCGTAATAGTACTTCTTTGCGTGCTTATATCAAATACACCTAGCAATACGCATCCCCTTGCTCTGCATAGTGCTCGGCATGCAAAGTTCAGCTTGACCTGTATAGTCTTATATACAGCACTTTGCTGTGTGTCTCTTGGTACAATCTCTCTTACCA GCTTCAACACAATATTAAAgctattatggatgttttgtcATGGATTGGCAGCTGTGAAATTGATACAGCATCTTCTCAGTACTTTCCCGTCATGTGCTTCCATTG GAGAAGCACTTTTGGTGACATCCGGTCTCGTTCTCTATTTAGGGGACATGTTGGCATTAACTATAGCAAAA GCATGTAGATTGTTGATTACAGAAAACATGGTGCGGTATGGAAGTAAAAGGAGTGAGATTGGTGTTATTATTCAG GGAATGCTGCTCGGCCTTCTTCTTTTTCCAGTGGTGTTTAGATTTGTACTTCAAATTTTGGAATGGTTTTTAACTAAAGCATTTTCTCAATCAAGGATCGACAATGAAATTCGGAAATCTCTTATATTCTTCTTTTGCCTTGGATTTAGCATGATTGTGATTATTCCAACATGGATGGAGTTTGTTCAGGATTTTCATATGCATCCATTGCTATG GGTTTTTTCATTTGTCTTTTCAGAACCCCTTAAAAGATTATCTTTATGCATCTACTGGGTGCTTGTCATATGTGTTTCTGTTGTGAGATTCTATAACATCTCAAAAAATAGCAAAATCGAGAGGATTCTTCTACGGAAGTACTACCATCTTATGGCTGTTTTAATGTTTCTCCCTGCTCTAGTCTTCCAG CCTAAATTTCTTGATCTAGCATTTGGTGTGGCTTTGGGAGTTTTCTTGGCATTGGAAATTGTTCGA GTATGGAGACTTTGGCCTCTGGGGCGACTGGTGCATCAATTTATGACTGCTTTCACGGACCATCGTGACTCTGATATTCTAATTGTTAG cCACTTTTCACTTCTGTTGGGATGTGCACTTCCCATTTGGATGTCTTCTGGCTACAATGACCGTCCTCTTGTTCCTTTTGCTGGAATTTTGAGCCTTGGGATTGGAGATACAATG GCATCAATGGTTGGCTACAAGTATGGTGTCCTTAGATGGAGCAAGTCGGGCA AGAAAACTGTTGAAGGGACTGCAGCTGGTATTACATCGGTTCTGGCCACGTGCTCGGTTCTGCTTCCGCTTCTAGCATCAACTGGATATATTGTTACAGAG CATTGGTTCTCTCTTGTCGTTGCTGTCACTGTGAGTGGTTTATTGGAGGCCTACACAACACAACTTGATAATGCTTTCATACCACTTGTTTTCTATAGCCTTCTTTGTCTGTAA